In Archangium violaceum, the following are encoded in one genomic region:
- a CDS encoding type IV pilus modification PilV family protein, whose product MSPSSRVPSARGVSLVEAMAALAVFSIGLLGVLHMNVLASQQNGLARRQSTASKVARDLVDAFERLPFDHELLSTESTIDPADPRFARFDEADGRVKLSDAVALVGARPLLGAAQATVGAEATYEVAWRVAPVKDADGGTEARRILVMVRFPTTAGGFKQVDVWAVKFNPQAIGRGAAAIPEI is encoded by the coding sequence ATGTCTCCGTCTTCTCGTGTCCCGAGCGCCCGTGGCGTCAGCCTCGTCGAGGCCATGGCGGCACTCGCCGTCTTCTCCATCGGCCTGCTGGGCGTGCTGCACATGAACGTGCTGGCCAGCCAGCAGAACGGGCTGGCGCGGCGCCAGTCCACCGCGAGCAAGGTGGCCCGGGACCTGGTGGATGCCTTCGAGCGCCTGCCCTTCGACCACGAGCTGCTGTCCACCGAGAGCACCATCGACCCGGCGGACCCGCGCTTCGCGCGCTTCGACGAGGCGGATGGGCGGGTGAAGCTCTCGGACGCGGTGGCGCTCGTCGGGGCGCGCCCGCTGCTCGGCGCGGCGCAGGCCACCGTGGGCGCGGAGGCCACCTACGAGGTGGCATGGCGGGTGGCCCCCGTGAAGGACGCGGACGGCGGCACCGAGGCCCGCCGCATCCTGGTCATGGTGCGCTTCCCCACCACGGCGGGCGGCTTCAAGCAGGTGGATGTCTGGGCGGTGAAGTTCAACCCCCAGGCCATCGGCCGGGGCGCCGCGGCCATCCCGGAGATCTGA
- a CDS encoding prepilin-type N-terminal cleavage/methylation domain-containing protein: MSVRSRSAGFTLVEVMVVVAILGVLVTLAGVAVFHGTARVRVSNAAFEVGALYTAAQMRATSMGVPHYVVFHDDGTTFGVSLLERADALGAYNWASEDVTDISTVGGVLHERLRLSDEGGLGFLDLGASGSGLRTLPAPFSSIPLTSSGSGRLLGGCSFCTEGTGGARGVIRFSPDGTVQVMTGGAEAGGVVAFATDSGGGQSGSPRWVVIAAPAGAIRVF; this comes from the coding sequence GTGTCCGTCCGGTCCCGCTCCGCAGGCTTCACCCTCGTGGAAGTGATGGTCGTGGTCGCCATCCTCGGCGTCCTCGTGACGCTCGCGGGGGTGGCGGTGTTCCATGGCACCGCGCGTGTGCGCGTGAGCAATGCCGCCTTCGAGGTGGGGGCGCTGTACACGGCCGCACAGATGCGCGCCACCAGCATGGGCGTGCCGCACTACGTCGTCTTCCACGATGACGGCACCACGTTCGGCGTCTCGCTGCTGGAGCGCGCGGATGCGCTCGGCGCCTACAACTGGGCCAGTGAGGACGTGACGGACATCTCCACCGTCGGAGGCGTCCTGCACGAGCGCCTGCGGCTGTCCGACGAGGGCGGCCTGGGCTTCCTGGACCTCGGCGCTTCCGGCTCGGGGCTCCGGACGCTGCCCGCCCCCTTCTCCTCCATTCCCCTCACCTCGTCCGGCTCGGGCCGGCTGCTCGGCGGATGCTCCTTCTGCACCGAGGGCACCGGCGGAGCGCGCGGGGTCATCCGCTTCTCTCCCGATGGCACCGTGCAGGTGATGACGGGCGGCGCCGAGGCGGGCGGTGTCGTCGCCTTCGCCACCGATTCGGGCGGGGGCCAGTCCGGCTCGCCCCGCTGGGTGGTCATCGCAGCGCCGGCCGGAGCCATCCGTGTCTTCTAG
- a CDS encoding microviridin/marinostatin family tricyclic proteinase inhibitor: MKKKASGKAPLQGKKPFFARLLDAQELEQAAGGRPVQTKKYPSDKDECDPVFVTLKFPSDKDEGPAY, from the coding sequence ATGAAGAAGAAGGCATCGGGCAAGGCACCGCTGCAGGGCAAGAAGCCGTTCTTCGCGCGTCTGTTGGACGCGCAGGAGCTCGAGCAGGCCGCGGGTGGCCGCCCCGTGCAGACCAAGAAGTACCCCTCGGACAAGGACGAGTGCGACCCCGTCTTCGTCACCCTCAAGTTCCCCTCGGACAAGGACGAGGGTCCCGCCTACTGA
- a CDS encoding DUF4336 domain-containing protein — MLRPLSNDLFVLDVPFRMKGFDLGGRMTVVRLPDGGLWLHSPVKLDAAVRQAVDAVGPVRFLVAPNIMHHLSLGDWAAAYPSARVLAPAGLRAKRKDLRIDVELSDVMDVGQSPTLELLLAHGVPKLEEFAFLHRPSRTLLLTDLAFNIHDSSSWLTRNYLKLCGAYGRLAPTWLLKTMVKDKAALRAWRDRVLSWDFDRVVPCHGQVLERGGKEAMRDAFAWL, encoded by the coding sequence ATGTTGCGCCCCCTCTCCAATGACCTCTTCGTCCTGGATGTGCCCTTCCGAATGAAGGGCTTCGACCTGGGCGGAAGAATGACGGTGGTGCGCCTGCCGGACGGCGGCCTGTGGCTGCACTCGCCCGTGAAGCTGGATGCCGCCGTGCGCCAGGCCGTGGATGCCGTGGGGCCGGTGCGCTTCCTGGTGGCGCCCAACATCATGCACCACCTGTCGCTCGGGGACTGGGCCGCCGCATACCCATCGGCCCGGGTGCTCGCGCCCGCGGGTCTGCGCGCCAAGCGCAAGGACCTGCGCATCGACGTGGAGCTGTCGGACGTGATGGACGTGGGCCAGTCGCCCACCCTCGAGCTGCTCCTCGCGCACGGTGTCCCCAAGCTGGAGGAGTTCGCCTTCCTGCACCGCCCCAGCCGCACCCTGCTGCTCACCGACCTGGCCTTCAACATCCACGACTCGTCCTCGTGGCTGACGCGCAACTATCTGAAGCTGTGCGGCGCCTACGGGCGGCTGGCGCCCACCTGGCTGCTCAAAACCATGGTGAAGGACAAGGCCGCGCTGCGGGCCTGGCGCGACCGGGTGCTCTCGTGGGACTTCGACCGCGTGGTGCCGTGTCACGGCCAGGTGCTCGAGCGCGGTGGCAAGGAGGCGATGCGGGATGCCTTCGCGTGGCTCTAG
- a CDS encoding TetR/AcrR family transcriptional regulator, translating to MPSRGSRRSTPRDPRGTESPEALREARKARRQENRRAVLLEAAREVLAKQGVGGLTMEAVAAAADVSKPAVFYYFRTKEELVGALVAEQHAAEVAVLETAIAAAPTGVEALVALLRAKVDFYADDLDAFRVAYLWPQLIGIPPEVMLERVYPASQRVNDALEARLKEDARAGRLAPGFEPRRLANLAWTTAHGLLSLVAGMEQVGGATRHTLTQLRDEACVLLRRAGIGGTPSP from the coding sequence ATGCCTTCGCGTGGCTCTAGGCGCTCGACACCCCGCGACCCCCGTGGGACGGAGTCTCCCGAGGCCCTGCGCGAGGCTCGCAAGGCGCGGCGCCAGGAGAACCGGCGCGCGGTGCTGCTGGAGGCCGCTCGCGAGGTGCTCGCGAAGCAGGGCGTCGGCGGGCTGACCATGGAGGCCGTGGCCGCGGCGGCGGACGTCAGCAAGCCCGCCGTCTTCTACTACTTCCGCACCAAGGAGGAGCTGGTGGGCGCGCTCGTCGCCGAGCAGCACGCCGCCGAGGTCGCGGTGCTGGAGACGGCCATCGCCGCCGCGCCCACCGGTGTGGAGGCGCTCGTGGCGCTGCTGCGCGCCAAGGTGGACTTCTACGCCGACGACCTGGACGCCTTCCGCGTGGCCTACCTCTGGCCGCAGCTCATCGGCATTCCTCCCGAGGTGATGCTCGAGCGCGTGTACCCGGCCAGTCAGCGGGTGAATGACGCGCTCGAGGCCCGTTTGAAGGAGGATGCCCGCGCGGGCCGGCTCGCCCCTGGCTTCGAGCCCCGCCGGCTCGCCAACCTCGCGTGGACCACCGCTCATGGGCTGCTGTCGCTCGTGGCCGGGATGGAGCAGGTGGGAGGCGCGACACGGCACACGCTCACCCAGCTCCGCGATGAGGCCTGTGTGTTGCTGCGGCGCGCTGGAATCGGGGGAACACCCTCACCCTAG
- a CDS encoding endonuclease/exonuclease/phosphatase family protein: MRLDRLLAGLFLATPIACASSPALRADSAPVTIAAPASLASPAALRSEDDLRVMTFNIQSGRHGLDKVAETIRSASPDIVALQEVDVGSVRANGMDQPAELAQRTGLPYYAHFRTTSLYGGDYGVALISRFPLESVEQHPLPVEPGTEPRTVARVLMKVNGQEVSIYVTHLTRRPFNGAVRMRQSAAIMKLLAADPRPKLLMGDMNDTPDSRSLLLLKRELVDVFALRGQGPSDTYPLPVIPNLRIDYVLACDHFMPRHSQVLRVRASDHFPVVADLTLLGPVKAPTVEMVQRPSQAAASTTGSK; this comes from the coding sequence ATGCGACTCGACCGACTTCTCGCCGGCCTGTTTCTCGCGACCCCCATCGCGTGCGCATCCTCCCCCGCTCTCCGCGCCGACTCGGCTCCGGTGACGATCGCGGCTCCCGCCTCCCTCGCGAGCCCCGCGGCTCTCCGGAGCGAGGACGACCTCCGGGTGATGACCTTCAACATCCAGTCCGGCCGTCACGGTCTGGACAAGGTGGCCGAGACCATCCGCTCCGCCTCGCCCGACATCGTCGCCCTCCAGGAGGTCGATGTCGGCTCGGTCCGCGCCAATGGGATGGATCAGCCCGCCGAGCTGGCCCAGCGCACCGGTCTGCCCTATTACGCCCACTTCCGCACCACCTCCCTGTATGGCGGTGACTACGGTGTGGCGCTCATCTCCCGCTTCCCGCTGGAGTCCGTGGAGCAGCACCCGCTGCCCGTGGAGCCCGGCACCGAGCCGCGCACCGTGGCCCGCGTCCTCATGAAGGTGAACGGGCAGGAGGTGAGCATCTACGTCACCCACCTCACCCGCCGCCCCTTCAACGGCGCCGTCCGCATGCGCCAGAGCGCCGCCATCATGAAGCTGCTGGCCGCCGACCCCCGGCCCAAGCTGCTCATGGGCGACATGAACGACACGCCCGACTCGCGCTCGCTGCTGCTCCTCAAGCGCGAGCTGGTGGACGTGTTCGCCCTGCGCGGCCAGGGCCCCTCGGACACCTACCCGCTGCCCGTCATCCCCAACCTGCGCATCGACTACGTGCTCGCGTGCGACCACTTCATGCCCAGGCACAGCCAGGTGCTGCGCGTGCGCGCCTCCGACCACTTTCCGGTCGTGGCGGATCTCACGCTGCTCGGGCCCGTGAAGGCGCCCACCGTCGAGATGGTGCAGCGCCCGTCGCAGGCCGCTGCGTCCACCACCGGTAGCAAGTAG
- a CDS encoding MarR family winged helix-turn-helix transcriptional regulator: MSRNDSTVEGKTGDVDRFRQLLFALGRLHSLRDPLASGCERTQLTAPQIHTLLWLGEDGALTMGGLARRLGITEKTVTGVVDRLEREGHVQRERYPEDRRVIYCRLTASGTRLYRKLERTVVRGMDRLLGQLDTSDRRALFRILEKLIASAGPESAAAPGR; this comes from the coding sequence GTGTCACGGAATGACTCCACGGTCGAAGGCAAGACCGGCGATGTCGACCGGTTCCGCCAACTCCTGTTCGCGCTGGGGCGGCTCCACTCGCTGAGGGATCCGCTCGCCAGCGGGTGCGAGCGGACGCAGCTCACCGCGCCTCAAATCCACACCCTGCTGTGGCTGGGCGAGGACGGGGCACTGACCATGGGGGGACTGGCCCGGCGGCTGGGCATCACCGAGAAGACGGTCACCGGGGTGGTGGACCGGCTGGAGCGCGAGGGCCATGTCCAGCGCGAGCGCTACCCCGAGGACCGCCGCGTCATCTATTGCCGGCTGACGGCCTCGGGGACGCGGCTGTACCGCAAGCTGGAGCGCACCGTGGTGCGGGGAATGGACCGGCTGCTGGGCCAGCTGGACACCAGCGACCGACGGGCCCTCTTCCGCATCCTGGAGAAGCTCATCGCCTCGGCCGGGCCGGAGTCAGCCGCGGCTCCCGGGCGGTAA
- a CDS encoding hemerythrin domain-containing protein — protein MDAIELLTQQHEEVNDLFEKFEKAIEKGDDSVMDLFARIADNLAAHATIEEKIFYPSVYVGPTADKLQEAVEEHLSVKRVIADLLDMDPSDTQFKAKMKVLQELVEHHVEEEEKELFKSVKKLMTKEELTVMGEELEELFSELIQTEPRLQVPSETAEAPPLA, from the coding sequence ATGGACGCCATCGAACTGTTGACGCAGCAGCACGAGGAGGTCAACGACCTGTTCGAGAAGTTCGAGAAGGCCATCGAGAAGGGGGATGACTCGGTGATGGACCTGTTCGCGCGCATCGCGGACAACCTCGCGGCGCACGCGACCATCGAGGAGAAGATCTTCTATCCCAGCGTCTATGTCGGCCCCACGGCGGACAAGCTTCAGGAAGCCGTGGAGGAGCATCTGTCGGTCAAGCGCGTCATCGCCGACCTGCTCGACATGGACCCCTCGGACACGCAGTTCAAGGCCAAGATGAAGGTGCTCCAGGAGCTGGTCGAGCATCACGTGGAGGAGGAGGAGAAGGAGCTCTTCAAGAGCGTGAAGAAGCTGATGACCAAGGAGGAGCTGACGGTCATGGGCGAGGAGCTCGAGGAGCTGTTCTCCGAGCTCATCCAGACCGAGCCGCGCCTGCAGGTGCCCTCCGAGACCGCCGAGGCCCCGCCGCTGGCGTGA
- a CDS encoding DNA glycosylase AlkZ-like family protein, which translates to MPRSPITPALTLSLDRARAHWHWKQGLAEPQKGSIEEVVSATGWPRTLGGVDVYLAVRARIPGLKRQQLDEAVAQSRLQVIPAVRGCIYLVPRPEVPLVLRIAEEQYRKRADREHEKAGIAPTELAAVGEAVLKALRKGPLSTDALRKALPEGTVRSLGEKGKKLGLSSTLPPALRHLEFEGKVERTLEGGRLDTERYLWRLPAKNPFTGAKVSGEPAVRHAHIADIFFRQAGPATVENFTTWAALSQREARAAMEKVPLVPVAVEGFSDEAWVLEKELPVLREKQPASSSLSLLPFEDGYLSFHGGPALLTDPRHHAFEIPVWGNTKGSTLGDARHMSIRSLFDGDRLVGLWEYDPDAGTVVFGTFDKLAPKRRKAVEVLAEGMATFLREDMGHARSFSLDSEDTVRGRAAIVKAL; encoded by the coding sequence ATGCCCCGCAGCCCCATCACCCCCGCGCTCACCCTCTCGCTCGACCGCGCCCGCGCGCACTGGCACTGGAAGCAGGGGCTCGCCGAGCCCCAGAAAGGCAGCATCGAGGAGGTGGTGTCGGCCACCGGCTGGCCACGCACGCTCGGGGGTGTGGACGTGTACCTGGCGGTGCGGGCCCGTATCCCCGGGCTGAAGCGCCAGCAGCTCGACGAGGCCGTGGCGCAGTCCCGGCTGCAGGTAATCCCCGCCGTGCGCGGCTGCATCTACCTCGTGCCGCGCCCGGAGGTGCCGCTCGTGTTGCGGATCGCCGAGGAGCAATACCGCAAGCGCGCCGACCGCGAGCACGAGAAGGCGGGCATCGCCCCCACCGAGCTCGCCGCCGTGGGCGAGGCCGTGCTGAAGGCCCTGCGCAAGGGGCCGCTCTCCACGGACGCGCTGCGCAAGGCGCTCCCCGAGGGCACGGTGCGGAGCCTGGGCGAGAAGGGCAAGAAGCTGGGGCTCTCCTCCACGCTGCCTCCGGCCCTGCGCCACCTCGAGTTCGAGGGCAAGGTGGAGCGCACGCTGGAGGGCGGGCGGCTGGACACCGAGCGCTACCTCTGGCGGCTCCCGGCGAAGAATCCCTTCACCGGCGCGAAGGTGTCCGGCGAGCCCGCGGTGCGGCACGCGCACATCGCCGACATCTTCTTCCGCCAGGCCGGGCCCGCTACCGTGGAGAACTTCACCACCTGGGCCGCGCTCTCCCAACGCGAGGCCCGCGCCGCCATGGAGAAGGTGCCGCTCGTGCCGGTGGCCGTGGAGGGCTTCTCCGACGAGGCCTGGGTGCTGGAGAAGGAGCTGCCGGTGCTCCGGGAAAAGCAGCCAGCCTCCTCCTCCCTCTCCCTGCTTCCTTTCGAGGATGGATACCTCTCCTTCCACGGAGGGCCCGCGCTTCTCACCGACCCCAGGCACCACGCCTTCGAGATTCCGGTGTGGGGCAATACGAAGGGCAGCACGCTCGGCGACGCGCGCCACATGTCCATCCGCTCGCTGTTCGACGGGGACAGGCTGGTGGGCCTCTGGGAGTACGACCCGGATGCCGGCACCGTGGTCTTCGGCACCTTCGACAAGCTGGCCCCCAAGCGCCGCAAGGCCGTCGAGGTGCTCGCCGAGGGCATGGCCACCTTCCTGCGGGAGGACATGGGCCACGCGCGCAGCTTCTCGCTCGACAGCGAGGACACCGTCCGGGGGCGCGCGGCGATCGTCAAGGCACTGTGA
- a CDS encoding NlpC/P60 family protein gives MHRAFSLCALLMGLLSAPQAEAARRPAPSRSARATSLSLANRAVVRASLWVGLSSLRRVSRSVNDDCSGLANLAYKKRGLSLLPERTLPGEGGVAAIYRKARTLGALREQPRPGDLVFFRETYDRNRDGRRNDGLTHIGVVERVEPDGTVTFVHRAGGGVKRSKLHLTQPSLRRDARGRVLNDYLRRPEKTTRPRLAGELLAGFATVDHRWLTVP, from the coding sequence ATGCACCGTGCTTTTTCGCTGTGTGCCTTGTTGATGGGTCTGCTGTCGGCGCCGCAAGCCGAGGCCGCGCGCCGGCCCGCTCCGAGCCGGAGCGCCCGCGCCACCTCCCTGTCGCTCGCGAACCGGGCCGTGGTCCGCGCCTCGCTCTGGGTGGGTCTGTCCTCGTTGAGGAGGGTGAGCCGCTCGGTGAACGACGACTGCTCCGGCCTGGCCAACCTCGCCTACAAAAAGAGGGGGTTGAGCCTGCTGCCCGAGCGCACCCTGCCAGGAGAGGGCGGAGTGGCCGCCATCTACCGCAAGGCGCGCACGCTGGGTGCGCTGCGAGAGCAGCCGCGTCCAGGAGACCTGGTCTTCTTCCGGGAGACGTACGACCGCAACCGGGACGGGCGGCGCAACGACGGGCTCACGCACATCGGCGTGGTGGAGCGCGTCGAGCCGGATGGCACGGTGACGTTCGTGCACCGCGCGGGCGGAGGCGTGAAGCGCTCGAAGCTGCACCTGACGCAGCCGAGCCTCCGCCGGGACGCCCGGGGCCGGGTGCTCAACGACTACCTGCGCCGGCCCGAGAAGACCACGCGGCCCCGGCTGGCCGGGGAGCTGCTCGCGGGCTTCGCCACCGTGGACCACCGGTGGCTCACAGTGCCTTGA
- the sitA6 gene encoding SitA6 family polymorphic toxin lipoprotein, translating into MWDLSKTCLLWCWLLVACATSSPTVPVSNETPEVVASWEEGCEDERSVVLLCQEDREECGFFLCREVVSSLNEEVLLASRGGGPIYIPGPSSTSRGWRSRPVGWPRGSRPVLTFRFNRHFDPKPPQFVLPPGRWVRHHIFPQAEELARWFYRQGVPDIHQFTILIPEHVHLRLHSRGPRGGLWNMAWQQFKDANPSAPPEAIYRHAGELMFRFELTGPVVPYAREGR; encoded by the coding sequence ATGTGGGACCTGTCGAAAACCTGTCTGTTGTGGTGCTGGTTGCTGGTCGCATGCGCGACCTCGAGTCCCACCGTTCCTGTCAGCAACGAAACGCCCGAGGTCGTGGCCTCCTGGGAAGAGGGCTGCGAGGACGAGCGAAGCGTCGTCCTGCTGTGTCAGGAAGACAGGGAGGAGTGTGGCTTCTTCCTCTGTCGGGAGGTGGTGTCCTCCTTGAATGAGGAGGTGCTGCTGGCGTCCCGGGGTGGGGGACCCATCTACATACCGGGCCCTTCATCCACGTCGCGCGGGTGGAGGAGCCGTCCCGTCGGATGGCCGCGAGGCTCCAGGCCCGTTCTCACCTTCCGCTTCAACCGTCACTTCGACCCCAAGCCTCCGCAGTTCGTTCTCCCTCCGGGGCGTTGGGTGCGGCACCACATCTTTCCCCAGGCGGAAGAGCTCGCTCGGTGGTTCTATCGACAAGGAGTGCCGGACATCCACCAATTCACCATCCTCATCCCCGAGCACGTTCATCTCCGCCTCCACAGCAGAGGACCTCGCGGCGGCCTGTGGAACATGGCATGGCAACAGTTCAAGGACGCCAACCCGAGCGCACCGCCGGAAGCCATCTACCGCCACGCAGGGGAGCTGATGTTCCGTTTCGAGCTGACAGGCCCTGTTGTGCCGTACGCCCGAGAAGGAAGGTGA
- the sitI6 gene encoding SitI6 family double-CXXCG motif immunity protein, which yields MPKFYWLRFPEQSRYTGNLNARHKWGGLPGVRCPECGATWAGSATAYPSADLSSLPQREAYAEPRPEPFDEFVRLRELVRPLVPPGAQLLPGAELGPLVGTATGTFSPLFFYFATMPLMHREALELLQAEGVRGLRGFPTELRFRQKKHPELLELEILPHGRLHPDCTPERPPPCPRCGHDYFTRPDDPILEAASLPAHTDLFRLTDFETMLIGTECFVEAVRHLELEDVDCRELLLR from the coding sequence ATGCCGAAGTTCTATTGGCTCCGGTTTCCCGAGCAATCGCGCTACACGGGCAACCTGAATGCCAGGCACAAGTGGGGTGGATTGCCCGGCGTCCGTTGCCCGGAATGTGGAGCCACGTGGGCTGGGAGCGCAACCGCCTATCCGAGCGCGGATCTGTCATCCCTTCCGCAGCGCGAAGCCTACGCGGAGCCCCGGCCGGAGCCCTTCGATGAATTCGTTCGTCTGCGCGAGCTGGTGCGGCCCCTCGTCCCACCGGGAGCCCAGCTGCTTCCAGGTGCCGAGTTGGGTCCCCTGGTGGGCACGGCTACCGGTACGTTCAGTCCCCTCTTCTTCTATTTCGCGACCATGCCGTTGATGCACCGCGAGGCGTTGGAGCTGCTCCAGGCCGAGGGTGTGCGGGGCCTGCGTGGCTTCCCCACGGAGCTGCGCTTCCGACAGAAAAAGCATCCGGAGCTGTTGGAATTGGAGATCCTGCCTCACGGCAGGCTGCACCCTGACTGCACACCGGAGCGGCCTCCACCCTGTCCTAGATGTGGGCATGACTATTTTACCCGCCCGGATGACCCCATCCTCGAAGCGGCCTCTCTCCCGGCGCACACCGACCTGTTCCGGTTGACCGACTTCGAGACGATGCTCATCGGTACCGAGTGCTTCGTGGAGGCCGTGCGGCACTTGGAATTGGAGGATGTCGACTGTCGCGAACTCCTGCTGCGCTGA
- a CDS encoding type III polyketide synthase, giving the protein MNSASAPDSSPVIRAVERLLPPHYAPQERIIGALRDMWATRHFNIERLEELHRSVRVDGRFLALPIEKYPSLVTFQQRNDAWIQVALDLGEVVVRQALEKAGLTPRDVDHVYFVTVTGIATPSIDARLMNRLGMRPDMKRTPIFGLGCVAGAAGTARASDYLRAFKDQTALLVSVELCSLTLQREDLSIPNIIASGLFGDGAACVVLQGSERAAASPGPRIVATRSVLYPDTERIMGWDVVDSGFKVVLSAKVPQLVREFIRRDVDGFLAEHGLSRGDVKHWVAHTGGPKVLQAFEEALELAPDMLARSWASLREVGNLSSASVLFVLGDMLESGTAQPGDWGVLMAMGPGFCAELVLLRW; this is encoded by the coding sequence ATGAATTCCGCATCAGCTCCAGACTCTTCTCCCGTCATCCGTGCGGTCGAACGACTGCTTCCGCCCCATTACGCCCCGCAGGAGCGGATCATCGGTGCCCTGCGGGACATGTGGGCCACCCGGCACTTCAACATCGAGCGGTTGGAGGAACTGCACCGCTCTGTCCGCGTGGACGGGCGCTTCCTCGCGCTGCCCATCGAGAAGTACCCCTCGCTCGTCACGTTCCAGCAACGCAACGACGCGTGGATCCAGGTCGCCCTGGACCTGGGCGAGGTGGTGGTGCGACAGGCGCTGGAGAAGGCGGGGCTCACGCCCCGGGACGTGGACCACGTCTATTTCGTCACCGTGACGGGCATCGCCACGCCGAGCATCGACGCGCGGCTGATGAACCGGCTGGGCATGCGCCCGGACATGAAGCGCACACCCATCTTCGGGCTGGGGTGCGTGGCGGGCGCGGCGGGCACGGCACGGGCCTCGGACTACCTCCGGGCTTTCAAGGACCAGACGGCGCTGCTCGTCTCCGTGGAGCTGTGCTCGCTGACGCTGCAGCGCGAGGACCTGTCCATCCCCAACATCATCGCCTCGGGACTGTTCGGAGATGGCGCGGCGTGCGTGGTGCTCCAGGGCTCCGAGCGGGCGGCGGCCTCGCCCGGTCCGCGCATCGTGGCCACGCGCTCGGTGCTCTACCCCGACACCGAGCGCATCATGGGCTGGGACGTGGTGGACTCGGGCTTCAAGGTGGTGCTGTCCGCCAAGGTGCCGCAGCTCGTGCGCGAGTTCATCCGCCGCGACGTGGATGGCTTCCTCGCCGAGCATGGCCTCTCCCGTGGGGACGTGAAGCACTGGGTGGCGCACACTGGCGGCCCCAAGGTGTTGCAGGCCTTCGAGGAGGCGCTGGAGCTGGCGCCCGACATGCTGGCGCGCTCCTGGGCCTCGCTGCGCGAGGTGGGCAACCTGTCCTCGGCCTCCGTGCTCTTCGTCCTGGGCGACATGCTGGAGTCCGGCACTGCCCAGCCGGGCGACTGGGGGGTGCTGATGGCCATGGGACCGGGCTTCTGCGCGGAACTGGTGCTGCTGCGATGGTGA
- a CDS encoding isoprenylcysteine carboxyl methyltransferase family protein — MVSSVEGYLGFLGLLAIERLVELVLSKRNAARALARGGTETGQGHYRVMVVFHSLFLVACVAEVLGLSRPFSGGAGFAALGVALVAQALRYWAIASLGERWNTRIIVVPGLPPVTRGPYRYLRHPNYVAVVLELAAVPLIHGAWVTALVFSLGNALLLRVRIRAEEEALGAAYAKAFAGRPRFIPEVHRG; from the coding sequence ATGGTGAGCTCCGTCGAGGGATATCTGGGCTTCCTGGGGCTGCTCGCCATCGAGCGGCTCGTGGAGCTGGTGCTGTCCAAGCGCAACGCGGCGCGGGCCCTCGCGCGCGGTGGCACGGAGACGGGCCAGGGCCACTACCGGGTGATGGTGGTCTTCCACTCGCTCTTCCTCGTGGCGTGCGTGGCGGAGGTGCTGGGGCTCTCGCGTCCGTTCTCGGGAGGCGCCGGGTTCGCCGCGCTGGGCGTGGCGCTCGTGGCGCAGGCGCTGCGCTACTGGGCCATCGCGTCGCTGGGCGAGCGCTGGAACACGCGCATCATCGTGGTGCCGGGCCTGCCGCCGGTGACTCGGGGGCCGTACCGGTACCTGCGCCATCCCAACTACGTGGCGGTGGTGCTGGAGCTGGCCGCCGTCCCGCTCATCCACGGCGCGTGGGTGACGGCCCTCGTCTTCTCCCTGGGCAATGCCCTGCTGCTCCGGGTGCGCATCCGCGCCGAGGAGGAGGCACTGGGCGCGGCCTACGCCAAGGCCTTCGCGGGCAGGCCCCGCTTCATCCCGGAGGTGCACCGTGGTTGA
- a CDS encoding acyl carrier protein: protein MVENELAVLAEIRRIVSQELDWRGAVEPSHHLMKDLQLDSLGLTVLAVELENRFRIRLSVEDSVGVSTVEDLMRLVASRTAEESRASCAGGAP, encoded by the coding sequence GTGGTTGAGAACGAGCTGGCCGTCCTCGCGGAGATCCGCCGCATCGTCTCCCAGGAGCTGGATTGGAGGGGGGCGGTGGAGCCCTCGCACCACCTGATGAAGGACCTGCAGCTGGACAGCCTGGGGCTGACGGTGCTGGCGGTGGAGCTGGAGAACCGCTTCCGCATCCGTCTGTCCGTGGAGGACTCGGTGGGGGTGAGCACCGTGGAGGACCTCATGCGGCTGGTGGCCTCGCGGACCGCCGAGGAGTCGCGGGCCTCGTGCGCGGGAGGCGCGCCATGA